A single Mytilus edulis unplaced genomic scaffold, xbMytEdul2.2 SCAFFOLD_253, whole genome shotgun sequence DNA region contains:
- the LOC139506959 gene encoding sporozoite surface protein 2-like: MAQHYKDVSNPNPNDVCNPNPNDVCYHNPYDVCNHNPNDVCNHNPDDVCNHNPNDVCNPNHNDVCNHNPNDVYFSNPNPNDVYNPNPNETYNQNPYDVCNANTDGVRNPNPTDVCIPYPNDVYNPNLNDVCKPDPNDVYNLNPNYIYNPDPTETYNLNPNYVCNTNRNDVCNPNPNDICNPNPYAVSYHNPDDVCNHNPDDVCNHNPNDINMLNPNPNDVCNANTNGVCIPNPNDVCNPNPNDVCNTNPNDGCNPNPNDVCNPYPNDVSNPYLNDVYNPYPNETYNPNTNDVCNANPNDVCIPNPNNVSNPNPHEVYNPYPNETYNLKSES; encoded by the exons ATGGCTCAACATTACAAG GATGTcagtaaccctaaccctaatgatgtctgtaaccctaaccctaatgatgtctgttatCATAATccttatgatgtctgtaatcataaccctaatgatgtctgtaatcataaccctgatgatgtctgtaatcataaccctaatgatgtttgtaatcCTAATcataatgatgtctgtaatcataaccctaatgatgtct ATTTcagtaaccctaaccctaatgatgtctataaccctaaccctaatgaaacCTATAACCAAAACCCTTATGATGTATGTAATGCTAACACTGATGGTGTCCGTAATCCTAACCCTACTGATGTCTGTAttccttaccctaatgatgtctataaccctaaccttaatgatgtctgtaaacctgaccctaatgatgtctataacctgAACCCTAATTATATCTATAACCCTGACCCTACTGAAACCTATAACCTAAACCCTAATtatgtatgtaatactaaccgcaatgatgtctgtaatcctaaccctaatgatatctgtaaccctaacccttatgctgTCTCTTATCATAACCCTGATGATGTCTGTAATCATAACCCTGATGATGTCTGTAatcataaccctaatgat attaatatgctaaatcctaaccctaatgatgtatgtaatgcTAACACTAATGGTGTTTGTattcctaaccctaatgatgtttgtaaccCCAACCcaaatgatgtatgtaatacaaaCCCAAATGATggctgtaatcctaaccctaatgatgtctgtaacccttaccctaatgatgtcagTAACCCTTACCTTAATGATGtttataacccttaccctaatgaaaCCTATAACCCAAAcactaatgatgtatgtaatgctaaccctaatgatgtctgtattcctaaccctaataatgtcaGTAACCCTAACCCTCATGaagtctataacccttaccctaatgaaaCCTATAACCTGAAATCCGAATCCTAA
- the LOC139506960 gene encoding GATA zinc finger domain-containing protein 4-like — protein MSINLNPNDICNLNLMDVSSPNPYDVYNTNPNEAYYSNPNAECNTNPNDVCNANPNDVYTPYPNDVCNTYPKDVSNSNPYEAFYSNPNDVRTTNPNDVCNANPNDVYTPYPNDVCNTYPNDVSNSNHNDVYKPNPNETYNQKTYDVCNANPYDVCNPNPNDVYNPNPNYVYNPNTNGAYNPNPND, from the coding sequence ATGTCTATCAACCTTAACCCTAATGATATATGTAACCTTAACCTTATGGATGTCAGTAGccctaacccttatgatgtctatAACACTAACCCTAATGAAGCCTATTACTCAAATCCTAATGCTGaatgtaatactaaccctaatgatgtctgtaatgctaaccctaatgatgtctatactccttaccctaatgatgtctgtaacactTACCCTAAGGATGTCAGTAACTCTAACCCTTATGAAGCCTTTTACTCAAATCCTAATGATGTACGTactactaaccctaatgatgtctgtaatgctaaccctaatgatgtctatactccttaccctaatgatgtctgtaacacttaccctaatgatgtcagTAACTCTAACCATAATGATGTGTATAAACCTAACCCTAATGAAACGTATAACCAAAAAACTTATGATGTATGTAATgctaacccttatgatgtctgcaatcctaaccctaatgatgtatataatcctaacccta